One window of the Bombyx mori chromosome 20, ASM3026992v2 genome contains the following:
- the Ccnl1 gene encoding cyclin L1, with translation MTTTTVQNQPKSNNSQHNTPPAKLQKTYGKIVLTLYNCLLPESVFKETPSQADSLDIETETDLRILGCEMIQTAGILLRLPQVAMATGQIYLQRFYYSKSFVRYPMETMAMGSIYLASKVEEKPCRIRDVINVFHHIKQVRAQKTISPMLVDQNYIELKNQVIKAERRILKELGFCVHVKHPHKLIVVYLQLLQYEKNRQLMQMAWNYMNDALRTDVFMRFPPETIACACIYLTARKIGLPLPNNPHWFLLFKVTEDDIREVSMRILQLYKRAKVNPEELETKVENLRKIYIANKHSQAIKDKEAKNEEKKPESPTASTSKDTRRDTKKEKSPKTPPLSSKYHSSHKSKKERRSRSPYDKKRDYSSKRHRSRSRDRDADRSKDRRSDDKRSRMSSRKYDDYDRSKSSRDGRDDKRKH, from the coding sequence atgacCACGACGACCGTACAAAACCAACCGAAGTCTAACAATTCACAGCACAATACACCACCTGCAAAGCTTCAGAAGACGTATGGGAAGATAGTTTTGACGCTCTACAATTGTCTTCTACCGGAATCAGTATTCAAGGAGACACCTTCacaagctgatagccttgacatcGAAACTGAGACAGATCTTAGGATCCTGGGTTGCGAAATGATACAAACAGCTGGCATCCTGCTCCGGCTACCCCAAGTAGCTATGGCGACTGGTCAGATTTATCTACAAAGGTTTTACTACTCGAAATCATTTGTACGATATCCCATGGAAACTATGGCAATGGGTAGCATATACTTAGCGTCCAAAGTCGAAGAGAAACCATGCAGAATAAGAGATGTAATCAACGTGTTTCACCACATCAAACAGGTCAGAGCACAGAAAACAATAAGTCCAATGTTAGTTGACCAAAATTACATAGAATTGAAAAATCAGGTCATCAAAGCTGAAAGACGTATCTTAAAAGAGCTCGGATTCTGTGTACATGTTAAACATCCACACAAACTTATTGTGGTTTACTTACAATTACTGCAATATGAAAAAAACCGCCAACTAATGCAAATGGCTTGGAACTACATGAATGATGCTCTAAGGACAGATGTCTTTATGAGATTTCCTCCTGAAACCATTGCATGTGCTTGCATTTACTTGACGGCCAGAAAAATAGGTTTGCCGCTGCCCAATAACCCACACTGGTTCCTTCTATTCAAAGTTACAGAAGATGATATCAGGGAAGTCTCAATGAGGATACTACAATTATATAAACGTGCTAAAGTCAACCCTGAAGAATTGGAGACCAAAGTTGAGAACCTCCGCAAAATATACATAGCTAATAAACATTCACAGGCAATAAAAGATAAAGAAGCTAAGAACGAAGAAAAGAAACCCGAATCACCCACTGCATCAACTTCTAAAGACACCAGACGGGATACTAAGAAAGAAAAATCTCCTAAAACTCCACCTTTATCCTCAAAGTATCACAGTAGTCATAAATCAAAGAAGGAGCGGAGGTCAAGATCTCCTTATGATAAGAAGAGGGATTATTCAAGTAAGAGGCATCGTTCAAGGTCTCGTGATCGTGATGCAGATCGTTCTAAGGATCGGAGATCTGATGACAAGCGTAGTAGGATGTCTTCGAGGAAATATGATGATTATGACAGGTCAAAGTCAAGTCGTGATGGACGGGATGACAAAAGGAAACATTAG